Proteins found in one Streptococcus mitis genomic segment:
- a CDS encoding branched-chain amino acid ABC transporter permease has translation MKENLKVNILWLLLLLAGYGLISVLVSVGVLNLFYVQVLQQIGINIILAVGLNLIVGFSGQFSLGHAGFMAIGAYAAAIIGSKSPTYGAFFGAMILGALLSGAVALLVGIPTLRLKGDYLAVATLGVSEIIRIFIINGGSLTNGAAGILGIPNFTTWQMVYFFVVITTIATLNFLRSPIGRSTLSVREDEIAAESVGVNTTKIKIIAFVFGAITASIAGSLQAGFIGSVVPKDYTFINSINVLIIVVFGGLGSITGAIVSAIVLGILNMLLQDVASVRMIIYALALVLVMIFRPGGLLGTWELSLSRFFKKSKKEEQN, from the coding sequence ATGAAGGAAAATTTAAAAGTTAATATTCTATGGTTACTCCTTTTGTTAGCTGGCTATGGCTTGATTAGTGTATTGGTTTCAGTCGGAGTACTCAATCTATTCTATGTACAGGTTTTACAACAAATTGGAATTAATATTATTCTAGCTGTGGGTCTTAACCTAATCGTTGGTTTTTCAGGACAATTTTCACTTGGGCATGCTGGTTTCATGGCGATTGGTGCTTATGCCGCTGCTATTATTGGATCTAAATCACCAACCTACGGTGCCTTCTTTGGAGCTATGATTTTAGGTGCTTTGCTTTCAGGAGCAGTTGCCTTGCTTGTCGGAATTCCAACCTTGCGCTTGAAAGGGGACTATCTTGCGGTAGCAACTCTCGGTGTATCTGAAATTATCCGTATCTTTATCATCAATGGTGGAAGCCTTACAAATGGTGCAGCAGGTATCTTGGGAATTCCTAACTTTACAACTTGGCAGATGGTTTACTTCTTTGTCGTGATTACAACCATTGCAACCTTGAACTTCTTGCGTAGTCCAATTGGTCGTTCAACCCTCTCTGTTCGTGAGGATGAAATCGCTGCTGAGTCAGTTGGGGTTAATACGACAAAAATTAAAATCATCGCCTTTGTCTTTGGTGCTATTACTGCAAGTATTGCAGGGTCTCTTCAGGCAGGATTTATCGGTTCGGTTGTACCGAAAGATTACACCTTTATCAACTCAATCAACGTTTTGATTATTGTTGTCTTTGGTGGCCTTGGTTCCATTACAGGTGCCATTGTTTCAGCTATTGTTCTGGGAATTTTGAATATGCTTCTCCAAGATGTTGCTAGCGTGCGTATGATTATTTACGCTTTGGCCTTGGTATTGGTAATGATTTTCAGGCCAGGTGGACTCCTTGGAACATGGGAATTAAGTCTATCACGTTTCTTTAAAAAATCTAAGAAGGAGGAACAAAACTAA